One Cryptosporidium parvum Iowa II chromosome 5, whole genome shotgun sequence DNA segment encodes these proteins:
- a CDS encoding conserve protein having a signal peptide, translated as MQSKVIFRILVLIISVIGSLYSIIQLMLKELSSNKNIQEVSHSRRLISEPYSESINEQNDQDWKELKLIIPNHSQINQQEKNGNLIEFKVYIYSAYYDWRIDRIRINSLIPSNFYDRIEMECAIILDKNIYTGTIKKVIHKEHHNKEYVSSTLLCEIAKNEIKFEDISRKVLITILENGNSTNKSEIWITLKKIPKNSSNNHELTVCVRPWWGEPIKNGNLGNKQKFNNSGLMLEFINSYLFLGANKFYLYQNYLDIDEDVRNIINYYSNIKNVLEIIPYSLPIIPFKQVWDFAQTTMIQDCLLRNIGKTKYLLFVDTDEFVFPNLKNYNLMDFLNLLEANNPYYKNKVGAMWIPMYFHFLEWESDKNNLKKYSTIEKKIKKKMANIEFVLYRKTCRMLSSGTKKSDKTRRKVIIRPERVLYMGIHETEEMLSKKFHFIRAPVINVGGGNELSIYLHHYRKAKGIVNNDPKQRELVNMYLENVCSDKLLDSGGDSIQDGVIVDNTVWEIFGTHLYQIIFEHIKEIQDMYTNKEIINGNKNLSVEELHN; from the coding sequence ATGCAAAGTAAAGTCATTTTTAGGATCTTGGTATTGATCATTTCGGTGATTGGATCCTTATACtcaataattcaattaatgcTAAAGGAGCTATCAAgtaacaaaaatattcaagagGTTAGTCATTCAAGGAGGCTAATAAGTGAACCTTACAGTGAAAGTATTAATGAACAAAATGATCAAGATTGGAAAGAACTAAAGctaataattccaaatcaTTCTCAAATTAACCAGCAGGAAAAAAATGGTAATTTGATTGAGTTTAAAGTTTATATATACTCAGCATATTATGATTGGAGAATAGATAGGATACGAATAAATTCACTTATCCCATCGAATTTTTATGATCGAATAGAAATGGAATGTGCAATAATCTTGgacaaaaatatttacacaggaactattaaaaaagtGATTCATAAGGAGCACcataataaagaatatgTATCATCGACTTTACTCTGCGAAATTgcaaaaaatgaaattaaatttgaggATATTTCAAGGAAAGTTTTGATAACAATTTTGGAAAATGGAAACAGCACAAATAAATCAGAAATATGGATAActctaaaaaaaattccaaaaaataGCTCTAATAATCATGAGCTGACTGTTTGTGTGAGACCTTGGTGGGGAGAGCCAATAAAGAATGGAAACTTGGgaaataaacaaaaatttaacAATTCAGGGTTAATgcttgaatttattaattcatatttattcttaggagcaaataaattttatttatatcaaAATTACTTGGACATTGACGAAGATGtaagaaatataataaattattattctaaTATCAAAAATGTTTTGGAAATTATTCCATACTCATTACCAATAATTCCATTTAAACAAGTTTGGGATTTCGCACAAACAACAATGATACAGGACTGCCTACTAagaaatattggaaaaacAAAATACTTGTTATTCGTAGATACCGATGAATTTGTATTTCCAAActtgaaaaattataacTTAAtggattttttaaatttattagaagCCAACAATCCTTATTATAAAAACAAAGTCGGGGCAATGTGGATTCCAAtgtattttcattttttagAGTGGGAAtctgataaaaataatttgaagaaatattcaacaattgagaaaaaaattaagaaaaagatGGCAAATATTGAGTTTGTTCTATATCGTAAAACATGTAGAATGTTAAGTTCTGgaacaaaaaaaagtgaCAAGACGAGaagaaaagttattattagaCCTGAAAGAGTTTTGTATATGGGTATACATGAAACAGAAGAGATGCTAAGcaaaaaatttcatttcaTTAGAGCTCCTGTAATTAATGTGGGTGGAGGAAACGAACTAAGTATATATTTACATCATTATAGAAAAGCAAAAGGTATTGTAAACAATGATCCCAAACAAAGAGAACTTGTGAATATGTATTTAGAAAATGTTTGTTCAGATAAGCTGTTAGATTCAGGGGGAGATTCCATTCAAGATGGAGTAATTGTCGACAATACTGTTTGGGAGATATTTGGAACACACTTATACCAGATAATTTTTGAGcatattaaagaaatccAAGATATGTACACAAATaaggaaataattaatggaaataaaaatttaagtGTTGAAGAATTAcataattaa